Proteins encoded in a region of the Quercus lobata isolate SW786 chromosome 8, ValleyOak3.0 Primary Assembly, whole genome shotgun sequence genome:
- the LOC115958303 gene encoding 7-deoxyloganetic acid glucosyltransferase-like produces the protein MEPLESKAPHVLIFPFPAQGHVNSMLNLAPLLSLAGLNITFLNTDHNHNRLVLHSNILHRFACFPGFQFKSIPDGLPDDHPRAGVRFREMFDSFELVTIPLFREMLCSGQLNTATGQSVTCIIADGILSFPIDVGNELGIPVIHFRTGSACYFLACFCIEDMIEAGELPIRENEDMDRLIRSVLGMDTFLRIRDLPSFCQVSNLADPDLQLVANKTRQSLRAHALILNTFEDLEGPVLSHIRAKCPKIYTIGPLHAILKSKLESKTTLLQSQSPNSLFKVDRSCMVWLNAQPLKSVIYVSFGSITIMTKDKLMEFWYGLVNSKKRFLWAMRSDLVIQKDGEGQIPVELVEGTKDRGYMVGWVPQEEVLVHQAVGGFLTHSGWNSTLESIVARVPMICWPYFADQQINSRFVSEVWKLGMDMKDVCDRVMVEKMVNHLMEETREIFMKSTAEKARLAKESVSEGGSSYRNLDHLIKDIRLMSMATTK, from the exons ATGGAACCTCTAGAATCAAAAGCTCCACATGTTCTCATCTTTCCATTTCCAGCACAAGGACATGTCAACTCCATGCTCAATCTAGCTCCGCTTCTTTCACTTGCTGGCCTCAACATCACCTTTCTCAATACAGATCACAACCATAATCGCCTTGTCCTTCACTCCAATATTCTACACCGTTTTGCATGTTTTCCTGGATTCCAATTCAAGAGCATCCCAGATGGCCTTCCAGATGATCACCCACGAGCCGGTGTCCGATTCAGGGAAATGTTTGATTCCTTTGAATTGGTAACTATACCATTATTTAGAGAGATGTTGTGTTCTGGTCAGTTAAATACAGCTACTGGACAGTCGGTGACTTGTATCATAGCAGATGGAATCTTGAGCTTTCCTATTGATGTTGGCAATGAGCTTGGTATTCCAGTCATTCATTTCCGTACAGGCAGTGCTTGCTACTTCTTGGCTTGCTTTTGTATTGAAGATATGATAGAAGCAGGCGAACTTCCCATTAGAG AAAATGAAGACATGGACCGCCTAATAAGAAGTGTCCTAGGCATGGACACTTTCCTCCGAATCCGAGACTTACCTAGTTTTTGCCAAGTAAGCAACCTAGCAGACCCAGATCTTCAACTTGTTGCAAATAAGACTAGGCAATCCCTTCGAGCCCATGCGCTTATACTCAACACGTTTGAAGATTTAGAAGGACCTGTACTCTCCCACATTCGTGCAAAATGTCCCAAAATCTATACCATTGGACCCCTCCATGCAATACTTAAATCTAAACTTGAATCCAAAACAACATTGTTGCAATCTCAGTCTCCAAATAGCCTCTTCAAAGTGGACAGAAGTTGTATGGTGTGGCTTAATGCTCAACCTTTGAAATCAGTAATATATGTAAGCTTTGGAAGCATTACAATCATGACAAAGGACAAGCTCATGGAGTTTTGGTATGGTTTGGTTAATAGCAAGAAGCGCTTTTTATGGGCCATGAGGTCTGACTTGGTGATCCAAAAAGATGGCGAAGGTCAAATTCCAGTGGAACTAGTTGAAGGGACAAAGGATAGAGGGTATATGGTGGGTTGGGTCCCACAAGAGGAGGTCTTGGTCCACCAAGCTGTAGGTGGGTTTTTGACTCATAGTGGATGGAATTCTACCTTAGAGAGCATAGTGGCTAGGGTGCCCATGATTTGTTGGCCTTACTTTGCTgatcaacaaataaatagtagGTTTGTGAGTGAGGTTTGGAAATTGGGAATGGACATGAAGGATGTGTGTGATAGAGTTATGGTAGAAAAAATGGTGAATCATCTGATGGAGGAGACGAGGGAAATTTTCATGAAATCAACTGCTGAGAAGGCTAGGTTGGCAAAAGAAAGTGTGAGTGAAGGTGGGTCCTCTTACCGTAATTTGGACCATTTGATTAAAGATATAAGATTAATGAGCATGGCTACAACAAAATAG